In bacterium, the DNA window TCAGCCATTGGTCCTCCACATAATAATTGTAATCATATAAGAACCTTTGTCAAGGGGAAGTTTTTTAAGGCGTTATCTCGATCGAATTCATGATTATTTCCAGGGTCAGGTAGTAATCGGTCTTTCTTTCGCCGGGCGAAAAAAGCAGTCCGTCAATGAAATAGAGAATCTGGTTGTCGGTCAGCGCATAGGACAGAAAGGGCCCGCCCGCGACCAGCGAGTCATTCTGCCAGACGCCCTTGATCCTGTACCCCCGCATGCTCTTGAACTCGACCGGTTCGATCCAGGTCAGATCCTTAAGGATGTGGTCGCCGTTGTAGTACAGGCCGGTCAGCAGGTCGCGTTTTTTCACGACAAAACTGTCGGACAATGACTGTGTCAGTTTCTCCCGGTAGAAGAACACGCTGCGGTCGGGATAATGGGCGTGGACCGACACAAAGCCCTTTTCCCAGTGGGTTGAATCCACCAGCCATCCCTCATGGACATCGACCGTAAACCCAAAGCGCACCGTACTGCGCTTGATGTTCTCGTCGATCGCCTGTTCATAATAGCGGCTTTTGAGCTGCGCGTAGTAATTTTCCTCAAGCAGCGAGCGGATCTTCTCCCGGTAGCGGTACAATCCCGGAACAACGTACTGCGGTGTCGATGCGGCCATGATGACCGCGGTCTGGGGCCGGGCCCAGAGATCGTGGATCAAAAAGAGCGTAAAAGTATCGCGCTTTGCGGCCGCCCGCGCATCGGGGTTAAGCATCGTGCTGATGAATTTATCTTCTAAGGATCCGTACAGGAACAGGGTATTAAAGGTCTTGACCCCATGGCCGGCCGTGTCGGCGGCAAAAATAAAAATGAACATCGGTTCGGGTTGAGGGAAATAATTAACGATCTGGATCGTCCGGTTGATGGTCGCGGTATCGACGGACGAAGCGATCACCACGACATCGCGGGGACGCCCCACGCTGTTCGGAAGTTTCGAGCATGCGCTCAAGATCAAAAGGCATGCGCTCAGGCAACAGATCACTGATTTTTTCATAAACATCCCCCTCTTATCAGCCGATCCGCAGCAGGCTTTCGCGTTCGGCGAACCGCAGGACTTTCCTGCGAATGAACTGATGTTCATCCAGGCCCAGGTCCGGGTCTTTCTCCACCACGCCGAATGCGTCGTCCCGGGCCAGGAACAGGATCTCCTGGTCATCTTCCAGGTCACCGATCCTGATATCGGGCAGGCCATGCTGGCGTTTGCCGAGTATTTCGCCGGGACCGCGCTGCTTCATATCATTCCGGGCAAGAACAAAGCCATCGGTGGTCGAAGCGAACAGCGCGACCCGGTCATAGGTTTCCTGGGTTAAAAAAGAGCTGAGGAACAGAAAGCAGAACGACTCCTTCATTCCCCGGCCGATCCGCCCCCGCAGCTGGTGCAATTGCGCAAGTCCAAAGCGTTCCGGGTGTTCGATGATCATGAGCGTGGCATTGGGAATGTCAACGCCGACCTCGATCACCGTGGTCGCGACGAGCACCGCGATCTCGCCCCGCCGGAATTCATCCATGATCATAATGCGCTCATCGGTCTCCAGCCGCCCGTGGATCACCGCGACGCGGGCTTCAGGAAAGGCGCGCGTTATCTCCTCATGAACTTCACGCACCGATTTCAAGTCTAGTTTTTCCGACCGTTCGATGATCGGGCAGATAACGAACATCTGCCGGCCTTCAGCCAGATGGCGGGCGATGAACTCGTACGTCTGCAGTCGTTCTTTTTCGTGCACGATCCGGGTTACGACCGATCCCCGCCCCGGGGGCTTTTCATCGAGCAATGAAATATCAAGATCGCCGTACAGGGTCAGGGCCAGGGTTCGCGGGATCGGGGTCGCGGAAAGGACCAGAAAATCAGGGTTTGATCCCTTGAAAACGAGCGCGGCGCGCTGCATGACGCCGAACCGGTGCTGCTCATCGACCACGACCAGACCCAACCGCTTGAAAACAACCTGCTCTTCGATCAGCGCGTGCGTGCCGATTATGATCTGAGCCGCGCCCGAACCGATGCTCTGTATCGCCTGTTCACGCTCACGGGACATCAGGCTGCCGGTCAGCAGCGTCACGGCAACACCGATATTCTTCATGGGATCGCGCATGGTAAGAAAATGCTGCTCCGCCAGGATCTCGGTGGGCGCCATCAGCACCGCCTGGCAGCCGTTCTCCACCGCGATCAGCATCGCGTAAAGCGCGACGACGGTCTTCCCGGCCCCGACATCGCCCTGCAAAAGGCGGTTCATCGGTTTGGGACGCCCCATGTCGTCCGCGATCTGCCTGATAACCTCACCCTGTTTTGCGGTCAGCTTGTACGGCAGCGAATCCACGAGCTGCCGCGTCAGGGTCCCGGTTTCGCGGCAGGCAAATCCCGGCGCATCCTTGAGCTGCGCCTTGCGCCGCGCCAGCGCGAGTTCAAAGAAGAAAAACTCATCGTAGACCATCCGCCGCCGCGCGTCCGCGGCATCAGCCACGCTGGCCGGGAAGTGCAGTGCCCTGATCGCCCGGTCAAGCTGCATGAGCCTATTTCTTTCCATTATGTATCCGGGCAGCGACTCTTCGACCTCGCCGAGACATTCATCGAGCGCGATCCGCACAAAACGCCGGACGTCCCAGATGCTCAGGCCCTCGGTCAGCGGGTAAACCGGGATGATCGCGCCCGTTTTCTTTTCCGATACCATTTCTTCTTCCAGGATCTCGTACAACGGATTGATAAGCTGCTTGCCATAGTAAGAAGTCGCCTTTCCGGAAACGATCAGCCAATCACCGACCTTGAATTTCTTGCGCAGGTCGGGCCGGTTGAACCATTTCAGCATCAGCGCTCCGGTTTCGTCATGAATGAGAACATTCAAGAGGTCGCCGCGCTTGCGCGTGCGCTGGCAGCGGACCGCGTGCACCGCGCCGATCGTCGTCACCTCATCATCGACCTTGATGTCCTTTATCTTTACGACGGTGGAGTAATCCAGGTACCGTCTCGGGACCAGGAATATAAGATCGCCAACCAGCTCTACGCCGATATTTTTTAAATATTCTGAACGCTTGGGGCCGACTCCTTTTATGTACTGAACTGGGCTGGACAACTTTAGAAAAGTCTTTTTAGCCACTATTTGGTCTGTGATATTTCTTCCATCTCTTTGTGGAACGCGTCGGGATTGAGCGCCTTGACCTCAGCCTCCTTTTGGCCGGCGATCTTTCTCTTTACCAGATTCGCCAGGCATGCGTCGAATGTGATCATGCCCTGCTGTTGCGAAGTCTGGAGGATCGATAGCAGCTGGTGCGTCTTTGCTTCCCGGATAAGGTTCCTCACCCCGCCGGTGGCGATCAGGATCTCGTACGCCGCGATCCGGCCTGACCCGTCAACGCGTTTGAGCAGGTTCTGGGAAAAAATGCAGAGCAGGTTGAGTGACAGCTGCATCCTGATCTGGTTCTGCTGATGCGGCGGGAAGACATCGATGATCCGGTCCAGCGTGGAAATGGCATCCGCGGTGTGCAGGGTTGTGACGACGAGATGACCGGTTTCTGCCGCGGTGATGGCCAGGGAGATCGTCTCGAGGTCGCGCATCTCGCCCACCAGGATCACGTCCGGGTCCTGCCGCAGGACGAATTTAAGGGCGTTGGCGAACGAATGCGTGTCCCGACCGACCTCGCGCTGTGTTACCAGGGCTTTCTTGTTAGTATGGATGAACTCGACCGGATCTTCGACTGTCACGATATGGCTGGTATCGCATTCGTTCCGGAAATCGATCAGCGCCGCCTGCGTTGTGGATTTGCCGCAGCCGGATGGGCCGGTCACGACGATCAGTCCGCGCGGCCGCATGACCAGGTCTTTCAATACCTTGGGAAAACCAAGATCATCGATCGTCGGGATCTTGGCCGGAATAAGGCGGAACACGGCGCCCAGGTGCCCGCGCTGCTTGAAAAAGTTGACCCGGAACCGGGCGACTTGCGGCAGCTCGTAGGAAATGTCAAGCTCGCTGTTCTTCTTGAACTCTTCGATCTGACTCTTTTGCAGCATCTCCACGATGCCTGATTCCACGTCGAGCTCCGTGATTGGGGGAAGATTGACGGGCGCAAGATCGCCGTTGACCCTGAGGATCGGCGGGGAACCGACTTTCAGGATCAGGTCGGAGGCATTATACTGGATCTGCGCGTGCAGTAGTTCCTGGATGCGGATCATGATCACACTCTTTTTTCGAACTCATCGGGATTGGTGCAATGCGCGATCGCCTCTTCCATCTCGATCAATCCCTGATGCAAAAGGTTTCTCAGATACTGGTCCATCTGGATCATGCCGAGCTTGGAACCGGTCTGGATCGCCGAGTAGATCTGCGGTGTTTTGGCTTCCCGGATCGCGCTGCGGATCGCCGGTGTGCAAGCCATGATCTCGAATGCCGCGACCCTGCCGGCGCCGTCTTTGCGGCGCACCAGGGTCTCGGTGATCACCGCTTGCAGGCAGGTCGAAAGCTGAAGCCGGATCTGCTGCTGCTGCGATGGCGGGAACACGTCGATGATCCGGTCGATGGTCTGGACCGCGTCGATCGTGTGCAGCGTGGAGAATACCAGGTGGCCGGTCTCAGCCGCGGTTATGGTCTGGCCGATCGTTTCCAGGTCGCGCATCTCGCCGACCAGGATTATATCCGGGTTCTGGCGGATCGCGCGGCGCAGGGCTTCGGCGTAAGAGGACGTGTCGATGCCGATCTCGCGCTGCTCGATGATCGAAGACTTGTCGCGGTGCAGGAACTCGATCGGATCCTCGATCGTGATAATATGCTTCTTCATCACCGAATTGATATGTTCGATCATCGCGGCCAGGGTCGTGGATTTCCCGCTGCCGGTCGGTCCCGTGACCAGTACAAGACCGCGGTTCAGCTCGGCGATCCGTTTCATGACCGCCGGGTATCCCCATTCGTCGATCGTCTTGATCTTGAGCGGGATGATCCTCATGACAACGCCCACATGGTTCATCTGCTTGAAGCAGTTCACCCGGAAGCGGGCGACGCCCGGGATCTCGTAAGCCATGTCGAATTCCAGCGCTTGTTCGAACAACTTACGCTGGAGCGGTTTCATCAACCCGTAGATAACTTCCTCGATATCCTGATCAAAAAGGGGCTGATAATCGGTCCGTTCCAGGTTGCCCGCGACCCTGAAGACCGGCGGTTCGCCGACCCGCAAATGCAGATCAGAGCCCTCTTTTAAAACAAGTTCTTCGAGCAGGACGTCGAGATCGATCTTAGCCATGCGCTAAATGAGGGGTTATTGGCATTTATCCCCCGGTAATGACGCGCATCCGCGAGTTTATAAAGAGTCTACGCGCATGAACGCGCGGAATCCTATGGAGGCGTCCGTGGAAAGGTCGCTTAGTTTTGTGGACATCAGCTTGATGGTATACGGCGTGTACTTATTCGGCAACAGACTGTCGACATTCGATATCACAAATACGGTATCCGCGACCGTGATGGTGAACAAGGGATTGGTTAGGAAATTCAACAAGCTGTCGATCGATGTCGGTCCGCCTTCGTAGATCGCGATATTGGTGGAATCCATGCCGGTGATGGGCGCGAAGATTATCTGCAGGGTGGTATCCGCCGCAATCACCGTATCTTGTGGTTGATAGAAATTTTGAGCGGCGGGAAGTTCAAAATCGATCGTATCGAAAGAATTGACCGCCGTCGCGTTGAGCATGGACAGCAGGTAGGATACCTGACCGCCGGGCTGAAGGATCGTGTCCGAATCGATGAAACTCATGATCGTGTCAATGTTCCAGACGGTATCGACCGTGACATAACTCGTAGAGCCGCCGGTGCTGCGCTGGACGATCACCGCGTCGCCCTGGGGCTTTTGATAGGTCCACCTCCATAACAGGGTTACGAATACCTGATCTTTTGCGCCAAGCAGGCTGCTTTCGACCGCAACCGACTGGGCTGTATGCCATGACACGCATGTCAGGTTCACGTCAAATCCCGTTTCGCAAGCCGTAAGCGCCAAAATAAAAGCGATACTGATGATCTTTTTCATGAAAAGCCTCCTCGTATCGTAAATATTACTGAAATTTGTTCTCTTGTCAATAGAGACCCGGAAGATTTCTCGAAAAACATGGAAATCATCGATCGTTGCGGACAAAACGCCCAAATATCACTGCAATCTTCAGAGCGAAGATTGTTTTTCTGAGCTCTGCGAAATTGTTGACATCGCGCGTGGGATATATATAATGTGAACATGAAGCACAATACATTGTCAAAAAGAGCCAATATCATGCCGTATTCACCGATCCGCAAGCTCGCGACCTTCGCGGATGATGCAAAAAAAAGAGGCATCAAGATTTTTCATCTCAACATCGGGCAGCCTGACATAGACACGCCGGTTGAGATCTTTGAAGCGATCAGGAATCACAAGGAGACCGTCCTGGGCTACGGGCCTTCGGGCGGTCTGCTGGACCTCAGGGTCGCGATCGTCGCTTACCACCGCAACCTCGGCCTTGACATCGGGCTCGACAATGTCTGGGTCACGACCGGTGGGAGCGAATCGATAATATTCACGCTGATGTCCGTCTGTGACCCCAGGGATGAGGTCATCGTTTTCGAACCCTATTATACCAATTATAACGGCCTTTCGCTGATGTCGAGCATCAAGCTGGTCCCGATAATGACAACGGTGGAGAACGGTTTCCACCTGCCGCCGGCAAAAGTGATCGAAGAAAAGATCACGTCCCGCACGCGGGCGATCCTCATCAACACGCCGAACAACCCGACCGGCACGGTACTCACCGAAGAAGAGATGTTCGTGCTGCAGACACTGTGCAAAAAACACGATCTCTTCCTCGTATCCGACGAGGTATACCGCGAATTCGTGTACGACGGCAAACGGCAGATCAGCGCTCTGTCTATGCCGGAGATCGAAGAACGGGTTATCGTCATCGACTCGATATCCAAACGGTTCTCGGCCTGCGGTGCGCGCGTGGGGTTCGTGATCAGCCGCAACAAACAGGTAATGGATGCCGTGCTCAGGTTCTGCCAGGCGCGCCTGTGCCCGCCCACGCTCGAACAGATCGGCGCGATCGCCGCGTACAAACACATTGACCGCTATATCAGGCCGATGATCGAAGAGTACGAGAAACGTCGTAATGTCCTCTTCGAATGCATCAAAACCGTGCCCGGCGTATTCGGGCACAAACCCGAAGGCGCTTTCTACACCGTCCTGAGACTGCCGTTGAAGGACGCCGACCATTTCTGCCAGTGGCTCCTTACTGATTTCAGCCACCAGGACAAGACCATCATGCTGGCGCCGGCAAACGGTTTTTATTCCTCTTTGAAAAAGGGCCGCAATGAGATCAGGATCGCTTACGTCCTGAAAACCGCGGACATTAGCGAAGCGATGAGCCTTCTCGGCACTGCCCTTTCAGTTTACAAGGGTTGACCGCTGAACGTAGTCCATTGCGAGCGTGAAAGCAGCGTTATACAGGGCGGGAGTAAAGATGGCACAGATCACACCGCCCAAGGCTGCCGAGCGCATTGCGATGATCATGGGCAAACTAGCTTGTTCGCTGAATAAAGTCGGACGTTCATATATCCGCGCCAACCTCGATCACATCTTTGCTCACGACAATATACCGGTCCGCGATCTCAATAACTACGTCCTAAAAACTTTCCAAAATTACACGCGCGTCCTGGTCGATTTCTTCAGGCTTGGTTTTATATCGGCCGATGAACTCATCCAGGATGTGGAGCCGGTCGGCATTGAGAACTGCGCCGCCGCATTGAAATACAAAAGGGGCAGCATAATGATCACGTTCCACCTCGGCAACTGGGATTATGCCGGTTCCTATCTTGCCGCCATCAACTACCCGATGAGCGCGCTCGTCGAGGAACTCGAGCCAGCTATGCTCGAACTGTACACCCGCCACCGCGAACGCACCGGTATGCAGACCTATCCGCTCGCGAAATCCGCCTATGCTTTTCTTGACATTATCCGGAAAAACCGCATCCTGGCCATTCTGGCGGACCGCGATATTGCCAATAACGGCATCACCGTCACGGTCTTCGATGGTAAAAGGAACATCCCCCGCAACCTGGGATCCATTATCGTCCGCAAGAAACTGCCGGTCCTCTTTGGCCACCTCACGCTCAACCCGATAGGTAAAAAACACCGTTACCGCGGATGCGTTGACCCGCCGTTGTTCTTTACCAGCGAGGATGAATTCCATGCTGCACTGGTGCGGAAAATGGAAGAATTGATCAAAACATATCCTGACCAGTGGTTTGTTTTCCAGCCCGAATGGATAGCATGAACAAGATCAATCGCGCCGATCCTGAAACCGTGATCCCGCCGGGCCGGCTGACCGTGAAGATAAAAGGTAAAAATATTCCGCGCTACCAGAGCGAACAGGCGGCGGGCTGCGACCTGCACGCCAGCACCGCTCGCACAATTATCGTGCCGCCGGGAGGTTTCGCGACCGTGCGCACGGGTATCAGCATCGAGTTGCCAGCCGGTTATGAGGCGCAGGTAAGACCGCGCAGCGGTCTCGCCCGCAACCATGGCATCGGCGTTTTGAACGCTCCGGGCACGATCGATCCCGATTACCGGGGCGAGATAATGGTCATCCTGTTCAACATCGGTTCCAAACCTTTTCCCGTCCATGACCGGGACCGCATCGCCCAGCTGGTTTTCAGCCGGGTCGAACGGCCGCGTCTACGGACCGTGACCAGATTGCGTAAAACCCGCCGGGGCGCGGGCGGCTTCGGAAGTTCGGGGATCGGCCCCGCACTTTCGAAAAAATCGCCCAAAACCACCGGAAAACAAACCCGGTCAATTGAGCATTCGCTGAATCGCGGGACTGGCCGCGGAAAGGAAAGTGCGGGGTGAAGATCCTCCTGGTCTCCGATATTTTCTACCCCCACACCGGCGGTGTATCCGAACACATCCTGCACCTTTTCAAAAACTTAAACGCGCTCGGCCACCACGCGAAGATCGTGGCCCCGTCGTTCGGTCGGAATTACCCCTATGTCGACGAGAATATTATCCGCATGGGCAGGGCGTTCAAGATCCCCAAGAACCGATCCTTTTCGGTCATCACCCTGAGCCTGAAACTGCCCTGGGAATTCAGAAAATTCCTGCAGTCCAACAATTTCGACGTCATCCATATTCACGGACCGCTGGCGCCGGTCCTGCCGTACTTCGCGCTCAAGTATTCCACATCCAAGAACTTCATCACCTTCCATTCGGCCTATGAGGAAAGCCTGGGTTATGTGCTCTTCGAACCGGTGCTTGAACAATATTTCAGAAAGATCCACGGTCTGATCGCGGTCTCATCGGTGGCCCGGGATTGCGTGGCCAAGTATTTCCCTGACGGCCATTACCGGATCATCCCCAACGGCATCGATACCAACCGGTTCAGGTCCGATATCCAGCCGATCGACATGCTGAAAGACTACTATCCAAAGATCCTGTTCGTCGGCAGGTTCGAACCGCGCAAGGGACTGAAATACCTGCTCATGGCTTTTCCCGATATCATCAAAGAATTCCCCGATGCCAAGCTGGTCATTGTCGGCGAAGGGTTCCTGGAACATTACTACCGGCAGTATATCGAAGGGCATATCCAGGACCACGTGATATTCGTAGGACGCGTGAGCCCTGAAGACCTGCCTCGTTATTACGCGTCGTGCGACATCTACTCTTCGCCGGCAACGGGTGCCGAAAGCTTCGGTATCGTCCTGCTTGAGGCGATGGCCAGTGGAAAACCGATCGTGGCGTCCGACATACCCGGTTACCGCACGATCCTTGACGATCAGGCAGAAGGGCTGGTCTTCCCGCCCTGCGATCACAAGGCCCTGGCCGAGAAGATCGTTCACCTGCTTAAGAATCCAATCCTGATGCGGCAGTACGGCGAACAGGGCCGGGCCAAATCACTGCGGTTCGATTGGAAAATAGTCACCCAGCAGGTCTGTGACTTCTACCAGGAGGTAATAAATAAAGACGGCTAAATTCTGGAACATCCTCAAGATCCGGGATTTTTCCATTTTTGTATACTCCCAGACGGTCAACCAGTTCGGCGACAAACTTGACTACATAGCTTTGATCGCGCTCATCGGTCTTTTCCCGAAAAACCGCACGCCCTTCTTGCTCTCGCTGCTCGCCATTTTCATCACGCTGCCGGTCCTGGTGTTCGGCCCGATCGCCGGCGTCCTGGTCGACCGCTGGCATAAGAAGAATGTCATGGTGATATGCGATGCGCTGCGCATGCTTTGCGCTCTGGCGATACCGCTGGTATTTGCCCTCACGCACAACATCTATCCGGTCTTTGCACTGGTCTTCGCCATGTTCCTGCTGGCGCTTTTCTTCAACACGGCGCGCAGCGCGATTATCCCGAACCTGGTCGCCAAGAAACGCATTCTCGCTGCCAACTCCGTCATTAACCTTATCGGCCGGGGGGCGACGTTCCTGGGCATGCTGCTGGGCGGTGTTATCATTGACTGGCGGTGGTGGAAGGCCGCGCTGGGCATCGACGGCTGGGCGGCCGCTTTCATCATTGACGCGCTGACCTTTGCGATATCTGCGGTAATGCTTTATGTAATGAAAGTCGATCTCGCCTTCCGTAAAGTCGAAGAAACACATCTGCAGGCCAGGGGGCTCTATCTGCTCATATATAACGGGCTGCGGAAGATCATCCACGATCTGCTTGACGCGGTCAAAAGCATCATCAAGATCCGGGACCTGCTGTTCGCCATCTGCACTATCTTTCTCATGATCATCGCGGGCAGCGTGATCTATGTCCTGGTGATCCCGATCGTCCAGCAGGAAATGGCATGGGGCACGAGCGGTGTCGGCATCCTCGCGTCCGTGGGTGCGATCGGTTTGCTCGTCGGCGCCTACCTTACCGGCATTGCCGGGCATCACTACGACCTGAAGATGACAATGCTCGTATGTTTCGTTGTTATTGGCGGCGTGTTGATAGCATTTCCGTTCCTGAACAATTTCTACGTATTCTGTCTGCTGTGCCTGATCGGAGGGATCGCGATATCACCGGTGTTCATCGGCCAGGATACGCTGATTCATCGCAGCGCCGACGAGCTCATCCGGGGCCGGATATTCTCCCTGCGCGAATGGATCCTTAACGGCTCCTTTGCCCTGGTGGCGCTGATCATCGGGTCGGTAGCGACGTTCGTGTCAAGACGCCTGCTGTTCGTATTTTTCGGCGCGATCGTCATCCTGGGTGCGGCATTCGGCGCCATCGCCATCAACCGTGGTAAAAGCTCTGCAGTTCCATCGAATAGCCACTGATCTCCAGCTGTGCGGAACATGGAACCAGCCGGCACAGTTAAGGGGATTCATCGAACAGCTCATTAAAACAAAGATCCCGATCGGATTGCCCGGTGAACGCGATGAAGGGATCATTCTTACCTTTGACGACGGCGAGGAAAATATCTATCGCCATGCTCTTCCCATCCTGCGTGAGTTCGGAGTGCGGGCCGTGGTCTTTTTGATCGTGGGCTACATCGGCGAGAAGAACACCTGGGACATTTCGTTGACGGGCCGGCGCGTCGCTCACCTGGATTGGAACCAGATCCATCAACTGAAAAAAGGGGGCATGGAGATCGGGTCGCACGGGATGACCCACCGCAACCTTGCCCGGCTAAGCACGGCCGAACTTGAGTACGAATTGAACGGATCCAAAGCTATTATCGAGAAAGAGCTGGGAACGATCCGCTGCATATCATATCCTTTCAACCGGATAAATCCGGCAGTCCGTCGGATGGCCGCGCGGGCCGGCTATCGCTATGGATTTGGCGGCAATGGCGACGACGACCTGACGTTAAAAAAAGAAGCCATCTACATCACGGACACACGAGCCAGTCTCGCGATAAAGGTGACTGAAAAACCGCCTGTTGCTTACGGTTATTACCGCACCCAGCAGAAAGTGATCAACTTTTTTACCCTGGCGACAATGATCGCGCGCCGCCGGAGTGACATTGTGCTTAAAGGGCAAAAAATCAAGGAGGCATCATGAACCGTACACTAAGACCGATCGCGCTGGCATTAATGGTCGCCTGCGTCGCGCTATTTGCGCAGGACGGCAACGCAACGGTCGACAAAGCGGTCGAACTTTTTGAGACCCGTCATCTAAACAGCAGCAATTTGAA includes these proteins:
- a CDS encoding polysaccharide deacetylase family protein — encoded protein: MVKALQFHRIATDLQLCGTWNQPAQLRGFIEQLIKTKIPIGLPGERDEGIILTFDDGEENIYRHALPILREFGVRAVVFLIVGYIGEKNTWDISLTGRRVAHLDWNQIHQLKKGGMEIGSHGMTHRNLARLSTAELEYELNGSKAIIEKELGTIRCISYPFNRINPAVRRMAARAGYRYGFGGNGDDDLTLKKEAIYITDTRASLAIKVTEKPPVAYGYYRTQQKVINFFTLATMIARRRSDIVLKGQKIKEAS